In the genome of Lynx canadensis isolate LIC74 chromosome F1, mLynCan4.pri.v2, whole genome shotgun sequence, one region contains:
- the LOC115505341 gene encoding prolargin — MRSSLCWILPLLLILASVAQGQLTRRPRPRPRPRPRPRPTPGFVQPHEPSEPTDLPPPLPPGPPSIFPDCPRECYCPSDFPSALYCDSRNLRKVPVIPPRIHYLYLQNNFITELPVESFQNATGLRWINLDNNRIRKIDQKVLEKLPSLVFLYMEKNQLEEVPSALPRNLEQLRLSQNQISRIPPGVFSKLESLLLLDLQHNKLSDGVFKPDTFQGLKNLMQLNLAHNILRKMPPKVPAAIHQLYLDSNRIETIPNGYFKGFPNLAFIRLNYNRLSDRGLPKNSFNISNLLVLHLSHNKISSVPAISNNLEHLYLNNNSIEKINGTQICPNNLVAFHDFSSDLENVPHLRYLRLDGNHLKPPIPLDLMMCFRLLQSVVI; from the exons ATGAGGTCATCCCTCTGCTGGATCCTCCCACTTCTCCTCATCTTGGCCTCCGTGGCCCAAGGCCAGCTGACAAGACGCCCAAGACctaggcccaggcccaggcccagaccCAGGCCCACACCCGGCTTTGTTCAGCCCCATGAGCCATCAGAGCCTAcagacctgccccctcccctcccaccaggcCCGCCATCTATCTTCCCTGACTGCCCCCGGGAATGCTACTGCCCCTCTGACTTCCCTTCTGCCCTCTACTGTGACAGCCGCAACCTTCGGAAGGTCCCCGTCATCCCACCCCGCATCCATTACCTCTATCTCCAGAACAACTTCATAACTGAGCTCCCAGTGGAGTCCTTCCAGAACGCCACGGGCCTGAGGTGGATCAACCTGGATAACAACCGAATTCGCAAGATAGACCAGAAGGTACTGGAGAAACTACCCAGTCTGGTTTTCCTCTACATGGAGAAGAACCAGCTCGAAGAGGTGCCGTCAGCCCTGCCCCGGAACCTGGAACAGCTGAGGTTGAGCCAGAACCAGATCTCCAGAATCCCACCCGGCGTCTTCAGCAAGCTAGAGAGCCTGCTGCTCCTGGATCTCCAACACAACAAGCTGAGTGATGGCGTCTTCAAGCCCGACACCTTCCAGGGCCTCAAGAACCTCATGCAACTCAACCTGGCCCACAACATCCTGAGAAAGATGCCACCCAAGGTCCCCGCGGCCATCCACCAGCTCTACCTGGACAGCAACAGGATCGAGACCATCCCTAATGGATACTTCAAGGGCTTCCCCAACCTCGCCTTCATTCGCCTTAACTACAACCGGCTGTCAGACAGAGGGCTGCCCAAGAACTCCTTCAACATCTCCAATCTGCTCGTGCTCCACCTGTCCCACAACAAGATCAGCAGCGTGCCCGCCATCAGCAACAATCTGGAGCACCTGTACCTCAACAACAACAGcatagaga AGATCAATGGGACCCAGATTTGCCCCAACAATCTAGTCGCCTTCCATGACTTCTCCTCGGATCTGGAGAACGTGCCACACCTGCGCTACCTGAGGCTGGACGGGAACCACCTGAAGCCACCCATCCCACTGGACCTCATGATGTGCTTCCGCCTGCTGCAATCCGTGGTCATTTAG
- the OPTC gene encoding opticin: MGDPLSKEKGEQLDTSKKRSLIGHTLASASAPLSTLAHCRRPFQQSPYFSGGCEALFLRKQHCVGVPMKLLAFLSLLALVLLEAGTASPPKGRKRRDPTNEEGDAYAVLNLGNYVPDLDNYDEVIDLSDYEGLMDYGDQLPEVKAASSLDPPTRIGSTQSTVNPRTLSSKPTMTKPTMLGLPGSPSSHAEPGLPTCLVCVCLVSSVYCDDADLESIPPLPKTTTYLYARFNRISRIRAGDFKGLTKLKKIDLSSNSISSIDDDALRLLPALRDLILPENQLAALPVLPAGIEVLDVRLNRLQSSGIQPEAFRGLEKLQFLYLADNLLDSIPGPLPPSLRSLHLQNNMIETMQKDAFCDTEEHKHSRRRLEDIRLDGNPINLGFFPSAYFCLPRLPTGRCC; this comes from the exons ATGGGGGACCCGCTGAGCAAAGAGAAGGGGGAACAGCTGGACACCAGCAAGAAGAGAAGTCTGATTGGCCACACGCTGGCCTCAGCCAGCGCCCCGCTGTCTACCCTGGCCCACTGCAGACGACCTTTCCAGCAGAGTCCCTACTTCTCCGGAGGCTGTGAGGCTCTGTTCCTTCGGAAACAGCATTGTGTGGG GGTCCCCATGAAGCTCCTGGCTTTCCTGAGCCTGCTGGCCCTGGTGCTGCTAGAAGCAGGGACAGCTTCTCCcccaaaggggaggaagaggagagacccAACGAATGAGGAAGGAGATGCTTACGCGGTCCTGAATCTGGGGAACTACGTCCCTGACCTGGACAACTACGATGAGGTCATTGACCTGAGCGACTATGAAGGGCTCATGGACTATGGGGACCAGCTCCCTGAG GTCAAAGCAGCATCCAGCCTGGATCCTCCAACCAGGATCGGTTCCACTCAGAGCACGGTGAATCCAAGGACACTCTCGTCCAAGCCCACCATGACCAAGCCTACTATGCTgggcctcccaggctccccaagcaGCCACG CTGAACCAGGCCTGCCTACCTGTCTGGTATGCGTGTGCCTTGTTTCCTCCGTGTACTGTGACGACGCTGACCTGGAGAGCATCCCGCCTCTCCCCAAGACAACCACTTACCTGTACGCCCGCTTCAACCGCATCAGCCGGATCCGAGCTGGAGACTTCAAAGGGCTGA CAAAACTGAAGAAGATCGACCTTTCCAGCAATTCCATCTCCTCCATTGATGATGATGCCCTCCGCCTGCTGCCTGCCCTGCGGGACCTGATCCTCCCAGAGAACCAGCTGGCGGCTCTGCCCGTGCTGCCCGCTGGCATCGAGGTCCTGGACGTCCGCCTGAACCGGCTCCAGAGCTCCGGAATACAGCCCGAAGCCTTCAGG gggcTAGAGAAGCTGCAGTTCCTCTACCTGGCTGACAACTTGCTGGACTCCATCCCcgggcccctgccccccagcctgcGCTCACTGCACCTGCAG AATAACATGATAGAGACCATGCAGAAAGACGCCTTCTGTGACACTGAGGAGCACAAACACAGCCGGAGGAGGCTGGAAGACATCCGCCTAGACGGCAATCCCATCAACCTGGGCTTCTTCCCCAGCGCCTACTTCTGCCTGCCTCGCCTCCCCACCGGCCGCTGCTGCTAA